ATGATATGGCAGAGATAGTTGTTGAGCATCTACAAGATAAAGGGGTAGAGGTAATTTTAGGAGATGGAGTTATAGAATTTCAAGGTGATAAGAGTGTAGAGCGAGTTATTACAGAATCAGGTCAAGAGTTGGACTGTGATTTTGTGATTCTAGCTATTGGTGTAAGACCAAATACAGACTTAGCAAAAAGGGCAGGGATTGAACTTGGTCAGACAGGAGCAATCAAGGTTAACTCCAAGATGGAGACCAATATTGCTGATATCTATGCAGCAGGAGATTGTGTCGAGAGTACCAATTTAATTACTGGTCAGCCGATTTGGGTACCATTAGGTTCTACTGCCAATAAGCATGGTAGGGTAGCAGGGAGTAATTTATGTGGAGTAGAGGATGAATTTAAAGGAATTTTAGCAACTTCAATTACTAAAGTATGTGACTTAGCTGTTGCTTGTACTGGGCTTACAGTTAGAGAGGCCAAAGAGAAAGGTTATGATGTGGTCAGCTCTGTAATTAAAGCAGGTAATCATGCTGGATATTACCCTGATTATACTAAAATTACTATTAAGTTAGTTGTAGAGAAAGATAGTGGTAGAGTCTTAGGAGGACAGATAATTGGTAAGGATGGTGTAGATAAGAGAATAGATGTCTTAGCTACAGCTATTCATAATGAAATGAAGGCAGCTGAATTGATTGATATTGATCTATCCTATGCACCACCTTTTTCTGTACCTAAGGATGGGCTGATGATAGCAGGTTTAGTGACTGATAAGAAAAGAAATTAAGAAGAAGTGGAGGGTTCTCCACTTCTTCTTTTTCATTTATAATCCTAACTCTTTTCGTTTCTTTTCAATATGGTCGACATAGATTTGGACTGTCTTTTCAGCATCCATCTCTACTACTACTTTTCCTAATCCAAGTGTTTCTGTAGTTTCGGTAAGGGTCTTAACTACTACATCACTACCAGTAATTGATGGTACTGGAGCAACATGTACCAACCAACCTAGTGCAACAGCAGTACAAGCATCGGCAACTGCTTTTTGTTCTAAGTATTCTGGTGCTCCAATTACTAATGGTAATTTATTAGTATCTACTTCTAAGGTGTCAGCAATCTCCTTAGCAGTTTGAGTCATTTTACCGATATCTACACAAGCACCATAGCTTAATACTGGAGGGATTCCTAATTGTTTACAGACGGCTTTTAGTCCCTCACCACATTCTTCGGCAGCTTTAGGGTTAGTTAATCCTGTGTATTCCATAACAGCAGAAGTACAACCACCAGAAAGAACTAAGATATCATTTTCTATTAATCCTTTGGTAATCTTGAAGATGTTACTTCCACCTTGACCATAACGAGCAGTTGTACATCCAACGATAGTAGCTATACCTTTAATATTACCATTAGCAATTTGGTCAATCAGTGGCTTGAAGTCTCCTCCAAGAGCTTCTTTAACTGATTCTGTGCTGAACCCAACGGTACAATCAGAAGTATGTGGGGGGATATAGGTTTCTCTATTAGAACCTTTACGTTCTTTAAAGGATTCAATAGCTTTATTCAAGGCTTTTTCTGCTTGTTCTTTCATCTTCTCAGGAACAAAGTCTAAGGTTTCGGTTCCTTGTAATTTAATAACAGGATGAGTACTTAGTAGCTTAGTACCAAACTTTTTAGCGAAAAGTGGCATAGTTGGTACAGTACAGTTATAATCGAACATAAACATATCGACTACTCCTGTAGCTAATAAGTATTCTTGGCTCAACCATTCACCTTCCTGTCCACCATATCCTTTCTGATTATGGGTACCTTCATAATTCATTAATTGTTGTCCTTCACAGACATGACCAAGAATCTGGATACCCTTTGCACCTGCATCTTTGGCTTTCTGTTGCCATTCATCACTAGAGGCAAGGTCGATTGCAACATGGGCAAGTAATGGCATATGACCATTAGTAACAACATTAATCATATTTTCATCTAAAAGACCCATATTCTGTTTCTTTTCAGTTATTTCTTGAGTTCCCATCAGGATTTCTTGAAGGATATCTAATAAGAATAATCCTTGATATTCATTAGCAACTCCTAAACGGACAGATCTTAATAAGAATTCAATTGGGTCAGAGTTGAAGTTGGTCATACATTGGGTTTGAGAATAAGCAACCTCACTATATCCACCACCTGGGAATAATCCAAGCTTTCTCCATAATTCTTTACGCTTAGCAGGAGCAAAGGCTTCAACGGCTTTAGATTCAATATGATAAGGACTATGAATATCATCTATAACCCAGTTAGCAAAATCAACTGCTACTTCTTCAATGGACTTACTTGAGTCTAGACCTGCCATCTCAGCATATTTCTTTAATTTTTCAGGGTCACGAATCTTCAATCCGCTCTCAGGATGTTTACCAGCAGCTTTTAAGGTTCTAGCAGCTTGTTGAGCGTGGAAGATATTGGCTGATGTACCGATAGTAACATGGCGGTACATAAAGTTTCTAGCAACCATAGTATGAGCATCAACACCACAGGTTCCACGCGGAGCTTTTGGATGAATACGACAAGGACCATTAGCACATAGTTGACAGGATAGTCCTTCTACACAGAATTTACATTGGATAGGCTGTTGTTCACTAAAGCGGTCAAAGACATTGGTCATCTCTGCCTTATTAACGACCTGATACATTTCTCTCATAGCAGGATCGATGATGACATTCATTGGGTAGCCATCTTTACCTTGATCATCCTTTTGAATATGCTCTCTCTGCCATTTATGTAGCTCTTCCATAGAAGGTGACTTTTCAAAATCATTATAATCTATCTTAAGGTCGTTATGAATATCACCATGGAGTTCAGGATCGTTATAATCTTTATTGGATAATTGAGAACCGATTGTTTTATCAGCTTGGGATTTTCCTTGCATTCTTTTAGCACTTCGTTCATAAGAGTTTTTTACATCTTTATCTGACATTAAACTACCTCCTTTTATTTTGTAAATTTGATTGAAATCACATACTGATAGTATTGATTAAAGTTATAATGAATATACAAAGAAAAAGTTATTTAAAAAATAATTAATGTTAATAGGTAATTATTGAAAGGGGGTATAGAAGTGAAAATTAATAAAATAGAATTGAAGGAATTATTAAAAAAATTGAATTCAGGCGAGGATGTTAGTGGAGTTAAAGAAGAAGCTAGGGCATTATTAGAAAGAATCAGTCCTAAGGAGCTATCTGAGACTGAACAGGAGCTGATTAATGAAGGTTTGCCAGAAACTGAATTACGCCATTTATGTGAAGCCCATATTGAAGTGATGGCAGAAGAACTAAAAGCATTAAAGGCAGAAGTGGAGGAAGGTCATCCCTTACAGGTTTTAATTGTTGAACATGATGAGATATTAAAGGTCTTAGATAGATTAGAGCAAGCAAATAAAGTAATCCAAGAGATGAATAGTTATGATTGTAACAATGATGTGTTTAAAGAGTTAAAGGAGGTATCTTATCTATTACTAGAGACTGAGAACCATCATAAGCGAGAGGAAGAAGCTTTATTTCCAGAGGTAGATTATACAGGAGTAACAGGACCAACGAGAATTATGAAGATGGAGCATGAAGATTTGTGGCCTAGAAAAGAGAAGATTGATTATTTAACTGAGCATATTGAAAAGATAGAATTTGATGATTTTAAAGAAGAGTTGAAAGATAATACGGAATATTTAATTTTAATATTAAGAGATCATATTTTTAAAGAGAATCATATTTTATATCCAACAGCTAAAGAGGTAATACCAGAAGGTAGATGGGAAGAGATTAAAAAGAATAGTGATAAGATTGGATATTGTTCTTTTACACCTAAGGACAATAAGAAGTAAAAAGTAATGTTGTTAATCTTTTAACTACTTACTAATCATTTCTCAGTACTCACTAATTACTGAAGTCAAGGAGGAGATACATATGGAAAAAGCAATTATTGTTTATGGTTCAACTATGGGAAATACTGAGGAATTGTCAGAGATATTAGAAGGAGTTTTAACAGAGAAGTATAATGTAAAACGAATTAATGTACTTAAGGCAGATGTAGATATGCTAAAAGATTTTGACTTAATTCTGTTAGGTTCATCAACTTGGGGGTCAGGAGAGTTGCAAGAAGATTTTTATGATTTTTATGATAATTTAGATAATATTGATTTATCATCTAAAAATGGAGTAGCCTTTGGAACTGGTGATGAATCTTTTCCAGAATTTTGTGGAGCTGTAGATTTATTAGAAGATAAATTAGTAGATTTAGGAGTTAAAGTCTTAGCTAAAGGGTTTAAATGGGATGGTGATTTAAGTCCTGAAGTTAATGATGAAGTTAAGGATTGGGTTGCAAACTTTTAGTAATAAGTGTTTTTGAATTATAGGGTATAGTATAAAATTAAAATTAGTGATTTGAAAAATAAATAATTTATTCTTCAAATCGCCTTTAAGTTTATTATTTGTTTGATTATAAATTCAGTTAAGCTTAGATTAAATAATAATAAAATTTTACTTTGAGGTTATATAATTAAAAGCGGTTCAACAACGAACTTTGTGATTAATGCCTATTTTATATAAGTTGAACTAATAATTTTTATAAAAGATATAAATCAAAATCTTTTTTGACGCAGACTAAAATCTGACTAAGATCTGATTTAAAACCTTTTATTATTTCATTTCTTATTTTTTAGTCCGCTTTTGTCTGCGTAAATCTGCGTCTAATAATTCTTTTGATTTTAAATTATTTTCACAAAAGTCGTGGAAGAACCAAAAAAGCTATTTTTAAGGAATTTAATTATAATAAAAATAATAAAGTATAGAATAATAGATAGTTAGTGCTTAATGACTGGAGGGAATAACTGTGGAAAAGATAGTAATCGTAGGTAATGGTATATCAGCAATTAATGCAATTAAGGCAATTAGAGAAATTGATAAAAAAAGTTCTATTGAACTCTTTGGTGAAGAGAAGTTCTATCCTTATAATAGAATTCGACTTTCAAAGGGGCTGTTAAGTAGCTTAGAAGAAGATAAGATATTGTTACAGAAGAAAAATTGGTATGATGAAAATAATATAGAACTTTACATAGACAAAAAAGTTAAGAGTATTCTTCCAAATGATAATAAAATTGAATTAGAGGATGGTACTAAAATTGAGTATAGTAAATTATTATTAGCACAGGGTGCTTCTAATCTTGTTCCACCTATTAAAGGTATAGATAAAAAATCAGTATTTACTTTAAGAGGTTTAAAGGATGCTTGGAATATAAGGGATGCAACTAAGAGTAGTAGTAAAGTTTTAATTATTGGTGGAGGAATTCAAGGGTTAGAGATAGCTTGGATTTTATCAAAACAAGGGAAGGATGTAACTATTGCTGAAATTTCATCTAATCTTATGCCTAGAGAATTAGATAAGAAAGCTGCTAAGATATTGGAAGAGGCAATGAAAGAAGCAGATATTGAGGTTTTATTAGATACTGAAGTAAAAGAAATTATTGGGGAAAATCAAGTAAAAGGGTTTTTGACTAAGAAAGGTAAAAAACAAGATTGTGATATGGTAATTTATTCTACAGGAATAAACCCCAATTTAAATGTTCTAACAGATACAGGTATTGAAAGCAATAGAGGAGTTCTTGTTAATGATAAGATGGAAACTAATATTGCCAATATATATGCTAGTGGTGATGTAGTAGAGTTTAATAATAGAATTTATGGTTTGTGGAATATGGCTATTGAGCAAGGAAAGACAGCAGGTTATAATATTGTAGGGAAAGAGGAGACTTATCAACATCTTGTTCCTGTTATTACCTTACGAGCTTTTGGGATTTCTTTATTTTCTATGGGAATTATAGATGAAGATAAAGCTAGCAATATCATAATAGAAGAAAAACATGAGGATAAATCTTATACTAAAATTTTACTTAAAGATAAACAAGTAATAGGTGCTATTGTAATTGGTGATATTAGAAAATCTCCAACTTTAAAAAAAGCTATTGAAGAAAAAATCAAATTAAAGAATGTTAATTTTAATAGTGTATCAATTGAAGAAATAATCCAAATAATAAGAAGAAATAGATAGTTAATTATTATTTTCAATTTTTTGTATTAATAAATTCGGAGGTGAGGTTAATGTCAGAAATAAGTTTTTGTGAAAATAATTTTGCTTATGGAACAGAAGAATTGGCAAATAAGCTTGAAAATGAATTAGATGGTGTCAGTGTAGAGGTAGAAGCTTGTTTAGGATATTGTGGTGATTGTGCTTTGGGACCTTTTGCTTTAGTAGACGGTGAATTAATTCAAGCAGATAGTGTAGAAGAACTATATGAAATGATTAAGGAAGAATTATAATACCTTAATTAGAGATGGTTATAGTTAAAAAATTAGCTATATTAATATAGCTAATTTTTTAATGTATATATTAATAGTAAAAGGATAAATACCACAAATAACCAAAAGGAGTTTATTTGATTATGGGGAATTATACATAACATAAATATTTATGTTGGTTATAGTTTTAATTTAATACTAAATCTTTAATAAATATAAACTTAAATTAAAGAGAGTGAGGAATATTATGAAAATATTTAGAAATATGCAAAATATTAAATTTAAGTTGCTCTGTTCTATATTAACAATAGTATTATTGGTTATAGTCGGTATTTCTGTAACTAGCTATTCTTTTATGAAGGATAGATTATATGAAGAAAAAAGATATAAATTAAAGAATCTTGTAGAGTCTAATCTAGGAACATTAAATTACTACCATAAGTTAGAAAAGCAAGGGTTTTTAAGTCAAAAAGAGGCTCAAGCTAGGGCTAAGGATTTAATTAAGAATACCACTTATGGGAGAGAAGGGCAGGATTATTTTTGGATAAATGACTTACAAAGCAGAATGATTATGCACCCTACAAGTCCTAAACTTAATGGTCAAGATGTATCTAACATTAAAGATTCTAATGGAGTACAGATATTTGTGGAGATGGTCGATATAGTTAAAGAAGAAGGAAATGGGTTTTTAGAGTATAGGTGGCAGTACTATGATGAAAAAGGGAGGATTGAACCTAAGTTATCCTATGTAGCAGGGTTTGAGCCTTGGGGATGGGTGTTAGGAACAGGCATATATATAGATGATATTAAAGCCAATCTAGCCAGTTTAATAAGAGTGATTAGTCTAGTAGCTACCATTACTTTCATATTGGTGACAGTAATAGTGTATTATTTAGCTAACTATTTTGCTAGACCAATTATTGAACTAACTTCTAAGGTTAATAAGTTTGCTCAAGGTGATTTAACTGTGGAAATTATAGTTGACCGAGAAGATGAGATTGGACAACTAGGAGAAAATCTAGAAATGATGCGTAATAATTTAAATAAATTGATTGCTGATATATTTGAAATAATAGAAAACTTATCAGCATATAGTGAAGAATTATCTGCTTCAGCACAAGAGGGTAATGCGACAATAGAATCGACTAATAGTTTAGTAGAGAATATGTCAGCAAATATTCAACAGATTGCAGCTAGTTCACAAGAAGTAACTAGTTTTTCTCAAAACGCAACTTCTCAAACTGAACAAGGGTTTATTAATATTCAAGAGACAATAGATAGTAATAAAGAAATCAATCGTGTTG
The genomic region above belongs to Orenia metallireducens and contains:
- a CDS encoding FAD-dependent oxidoreductase, which translates into the protein MKIVIIGGVAAGTSAAARAKRINPEAEIVIFERDSDISYSGCGLPYYISNIVEERDGVIIYTPERFEAKKGAEVKSQHSVEDILVDSKEVIVRDILRDEINRVKYDKLLIATGASPIVPEIKGIDLDNIFPLRNVHNADRIIDHIQLNQPKKAVVIGGGYIGLELTESLLEHDIEVSVVEKAHQVLTNLDDDMAEIVVEHLQDKGVEVILGDGVIEFQGDKSVERVITESGQELDCDFVILAIGVRPNTDLAKRAGIELGQTGAIKVNSKMETNIADIYAAGDCVESTNLITGQPIWVPLGSTANKHGRVAGSNLCGVEDEFKGILATSITKVCDLAVACTGLTVREAKEKGYDVVSSVIKAGNHAGYYPDYTKITIKLVVEKDSGRVLGGQIIGKDGVDKRIDVLATAIHNEMKAAELIDIDLSYAPPFSVPKDGLMIAGLVTDKKRN
- the cooS gene encoding anaerobic carbon-monoxide dehydrogenase catalytic subunit, with amino-acid sequence MSDKDVKNSYERSAKRMQGKSQADKTIGSQLSNKDYNDPELHGDIHNDLKIDYNDFEKSPSMEELHKWQREHIQKDDQGKDGYPMNVIIDPAMREMYQVVNKAEMTNVFDRFSEQQPIQCKFCVEGLSCQLCANGPCRIHPKAPRGTCGVDAHTMVARNFMYRHVTIGTSANIFHAQQAARTLKAAGKHPESGLKIRDPEKLKKYAEMAGLDSSKSIEEVAVDFANWVIDDIHSPYHIESKAVEAFAPAKRKELWRKLGLFPGGGYSEVAYSQTQCMTNFNSDPIEFLLRSVRLGVANEYQGLFLLDILQEILMGTQEITEKKQNMGLLDENMINVVTNGHMPLLAHVAIDLASSDEWQQKAKDAGAKGIQILGHVCEGQQLMNYEGTHNQKGYGGQEGEWLSQEYLLATGVVDMFMFDYNCTVPTMPLFAKKFGTKLLSTHPVIKLQGTETLDFVPEKMKEQAEKALNKAIESFKERKGSNRETYIPPHTSDCTVGFSTESVKEALGGDFKPLIDQIANGNIKGIATIVGCTTARYGQGGSNIFKITKGLIENDILVLSGGCTSAVMEYTGLTNPKAAEECGEGLKAVCKQLGIPPVLSYGACVDIGKMTQTAKEIADTLEVDTNKLPLVIGAPEYLEQKAVADACTAVALGWLVHVAPVPSITGSDVVVKTLTETTETLGLGKVVVEMDAEKTVQIYVDHIEKKRKELGL
- a CDS encoding DUF438 domain-containing protein, with amino-acid sequence MKINKIELKELLKKLNSGEDVSGVKEEARALLERISPKELSETEQELINEGLPETELRHLCEAHIEVMAEELKALKAEVEEGHPLQVLIVEHDEILKVLDRLEQANKVIQEMNSYDCNNDVFKELKEVSYLLLETENHHKREEEALFPEVDYTGVTGPTRIMKMEHEDLWPRKEKIDYLTEHIEKIEFDDFKEELKDNTEYLILILRDHIFKENHILYPTAKEVIPEGRWEEIKKNSDKIGYCSFTPKDNKK
- a CDS encoding flavodoxin domain-containing protein, whose amino-acid sequence is MEKAIIVYGSTMGNTEELSEILEGVLTEKYNVKRINVLKADVDMLKDFDLILLGSSTWGSGELQEDFYDFYDNLDNIDLSSKNGVAFGTGDESFPEFCGAVDLLEDKLVDLGVKVLAKGFKWDGDLSPEVNDEVKDWVANF
- a CDS encoding NAD(P)/FAD-dependent oxidoreductase; its protein translation is MEKIVIVGNGISAINAIKAIREIDKKSSIELFGEEKFYPYNRIRLSKGLLSSLEEDKILLQKKNWYDENNIELYIDKKVKSILPNDNKIELEDGTKIEYSKLLLAQGASNLVPPIKGIDKKSVFTLRGLKDAWNIRDATKSSSKVLIIGGGIQGLEIAWILSKQGKDVTIAEISSNLMPRELDKKAAKILEEAMKEADIEVLLDTEVKEIIGENQVKGFLTKKGKKQDCDMVIYSTGINPNLNVLTDTGIESNRGVLVNDKMETNIANIYASGDVVEFNNRIYGLWNMAIEQGKTAGYNIVGKEETYQHLVPVITLRAFGISLFSMGIIDEDKASNIIIEEKHEDKSYTKILLKDKQVIGAIVIGDIRKSPTLKKAIEEKIKLKNVNFNSVSIEEIIQIIRRNR
- a CDS encoding DUF1450 domain-containing protein, whose protein sequence is MSEISFCENNFAYGTEELANKLENELDGVSVEVEACLGYCGDCALGPFALVDGELIQADSVEELYEMIKEEL
- a CDS encoding methyl-accepting chemotaxis protein, with product MKIFRNMQNIKFKLLCSILTIVLLVIVGISVTSYSFMKDRLYEEKRYKLKNLVESNLGTLNYYHKLEKQGFLSQKEAQARAKDLIKNTTYGREGQDYFWINDLQSRMIMHPTSPKLNGQDVSNIKDSNGVQIFVEMVDIVKEEGNGFLEYRWQYYDEKGRIEPKLSYVAGFEPWGWVLGTGIYIDDIKANLASLIRVISLVATITFILVTVIVYYLANYFARPIIELTSKVNKFAQGDLTVEIIVDREDEIGQLGENLEMMRNNLNKLIADIFEIIENLSAYSEELSASAQEGNATIESTNSLVENMSANIQQIAASSQEVTSFSQNATSQTEQGFINIQETIDSNKEINRVVDKTLAMIRNLEANSKEIGKVVEFITNIAEQTNLLALNAAIESARAGEYGRGFAVVADEIRELAKETNSATDNISSLIKEIQNLSTGGLTAINHVKDKVKEGEVIAEKAGQSFENIKKYSIETSTQIEQTTLSAQSLAGSSEQLMGSSQDIVNMSSEVANSAQELTKMAQNLQELIHSFKI